One segment of Clostridium botulinum DNA contains the following:
- a CDS encoding N-acetylmuramoyl-L-alanine amidase, with the protein MNINKKVISLFLALTIVFSIVPTINVQASTTDNSSEVVYEGEKETLLASTRANFADIKIVSDTEVTAKQAKKWAESKGATSTFANLAELYWKYAEKCGDVNPGIAYVQAAKETGYGKFGGVLDESYNNPCGMKTSQGGGDYDPNAHQRFNSWDEGVQAHLDHLALYAGAKGYPKEGTYDPRHFVSIKGKASTVNSLGGRWAPSPTYGKDVNTLYNNLLAYSGIDSEYEENTKPDGPGSDEEEDYTPEFPEAGTEPSIPEITKPVEDSNDNSTNISSSIGWKSENGNWYYYKSDGTKATGWIKPDGNWYYLYSDGSMATGWLQTKGNWYYLQSWGGMQKGWLNDGGKWYYLQGDGIMVTGFSSINGKTYFLDVSGAMRVGWFEISGNWHYFNTDGSMLNGWIKPYEHWYYLYSNGAMAKGWIKLNGDKWYYLNNSGDMATGWTTVGSDTYYLNPSSGEMLKDTVIDGWKIGPDGKRLKRVDGGSSSSKLIVIDPGHNYGGDDGAYATHNRVTYSERDLNMQLSMKLKVKLESNGYQVVMTRNETDRETLSVTQSLTKRVNLANELNADFFVSVHHNSASAASASGVETYYSTKAQDSNFGGTYSDSKISTSRRMATNITNSIVNKTGATNRGGKDGNLFVCRNTKMPSVLVESGFISNPTEAANCADSNYQHKIADGIAEAVSNAF; encoded by the coding sequence TTGAATATTAATAAAAAGGTTATTTCATTATTTCTTGCTTTAACTATTGTATTTTCAATTGTTCCGACAATTAATGTACAAGCTAGTACAACAGATAATTCTTCAGAAGTAGTTTATGAAGGAGAAAAAGAAACTTTATTAGCTAGTACTAGAGCAAACTTTGCTGATATTAAGATAGTATCAGATACAGAAGTTACAGCTAAACAAGCTAAAAAGTGGGCAGAATCAAAAGGTGCTACAAGCACATTTGCAAATTTAGCAGAACTTTATTGGAAATATGCAGAAAAATGTGGAGATGTTAATCCAGGAATAGCATATGTACAAGCAGCCAAAGAAACTGGATATGGTAAATTTGGTGGGGTATTGGATGAAAGCTACAACAATCCTTGTGGAATGAAAACGTCACAAGGTGGAGGAGATTATGATCCAAATGCACATCAAAGATTTAACTCTTGGGATGAAGGAGTACAAGCTCATTTAGATCATCTTGCATTATATGCAGGTGCTAAGGGTTATCCAAAAGAAGGTACATATGATCCAAGACATTTTGTAAGTATAAAAGGGAAAGCAAGCACTGTTAATTCATTAGGCGGAAGGTGGGCTCCGAGTCCTACATATGGTAAAGATGTTAATACATTATACAATAATTTATTAGCTTACTCAGGAATAGACAGTGAATATGAAGAAAACACAAAACCGGATGGTCCAGGCTCTGATGAGGAAGAAGATTATACTCCAGAATTCCCAGAAGCAGGGACAGAACCTAGCATACCAGAAATAACAAAACCTGTGGAAGATTCAAATGACAATAGTACTAATATTTCATCATCAATTGGTTGGAAAAGTGAAAATGGAAATTGGTATTATTATAAGTCGGATGGAACTAAAGCAACAGGTTGGATAAAGCCAGATGGAAATTGGTATTACTTATATAGTGATGGTTCTATGGCAACTGGTTGGTTACAAACTAAGGGAAACTGGTATTACCTTCAATCTTGGGGCGGAATGCAAAAAGGTTGGTTAAATGATGGTGGTAAGTGGTACTATCTTCAAGGTGATGGAATTATGGTTACAGGATTTAGTTCAATAAATGGTAAAACTTATTTTCTAGATGTAAGTGGAGCTATGAGAGTAGGTTGGTTTGAAATAAGTGGAAATTGGCATTATTTCAATACTGATGGAAGTATGCTAAATGGATGGATTAAACCATATGAACATTGGTATTACCTATATTCTAATGGTGCTATGGCAAAGGGTTGGATAAAACTTAATGGAGATAAATGGTATTATCTAAACAATAGTGGAGACATGGCAACAGGTTGGACTACAGTAGGTAGTGATACTTATTATTTAAATCCTTCATCAGGAGAAATGCTTAAAGATACTGTTATTGATGGTTGGAAAATAGGTCCTGATGGAAAAAGATTAAAGAGAGTTGATGGGGGTTCATCTTCTTCTAAGCTGATAGTAATAGATCCAGGTCATAACTATGGTGGAGATGATGGTGCTTATGCAACTCATAATAGAGTAACTTATTCTGAAAGAGATTTAAATATGCAGCTTTCAATGAAGTTAAAAGTAAAGCTTGAATCTAATGGATATCAAGTTGTTATGACTAGAAATGAAACTGATAGAGAAACATTAAGTGTTACTCAAAGTCTTACTAAGAGAGTTAATCTAGCAAATGAACTTAATGCTGATTTCTTTGTAAGTGTACATCATAATTCAGCATCAGCAGCATCAGCTAGTGGTGTAGAAACTTATTATAGTACAAAAGCTCAAGATTCAAATTTTGGTGGAACTTATAGCGATTCTAAGATTTCAACAAGTAGAAGAATGGCTACTAATATTACAAATAGCATTGTAAATAAAACAGGTGCTACGAATAGAGGTGGCAAGGATGGTAATTTATTTGTATGTAGAAATACAAAAATGCCATCAGTACTAGTAGAATCAGGATTTATAAGTAATCCAACAGAAGCAGCAAATTGTGCTGATTCAAATTATCAACATAAAATAGCAGATGGTATTGCAGAAGCTGTATCAAATGCATTTTAA
- a CDS encoding N-acetylmuramoyl-L-alanine amidase has translation MKIKSKIVSFLFILVMTLGFMPSIMVHASVKDINIISDTEATANDAKKWAKTKGATEEFLSLADLYWKYSEDCGDVNPAIAYVQSAKETGFGRFGGVLDSSFRNPCGMKTSQGGSDGDKYAHKKFNTWDEGVQAHMDHLALYAGAKGYPKSDTYDPRHFISIKGKSPTVNSLGGKWAPSITYGEEVNKYYIELCSYSNIAVDKDEQKDDDDDLNDNDDNNSSHFSPPGPVENKPNSLVTDSVIIFDNSFVEPTLNRETNVSSEIGWKEEDGKWYYYYSDESKAAGWINPNGNWYYLNSTGEMSVGWTNLENSWYYFDDEGIMVTGWKCINNNWYYLKTSGIMATGFLQNANDLYYLDKSGAMLSKEGWNLIDGKWYYVENGGKLKLGWLLDNGNKYYLQGDGSMVTGTKLIDNKTYVFDQNGINKTGWININNYWYYFNENSEMSTGWLNLNGTHYYLYDTGAMATGWLSIDEDWYHFSNDGSRSLGWVQSGGYYYYLDLQSGKLLKNTKVDGYEIDSNGRRKSDKNDITPGNTSKNVIVVDAGHNFGGDDGAYATNNGVTYSERDLNMEVAVKLKSELENRGYTVAMTRNESDRETLSAMQSLDKRVKLANDLNATLFVSVHHNSADAVSANGVEVFYSTNAQDDRMGGKSPDQSRIEKSKAMATSVVNNICSKTGAINRGPKNGNLNVCRNTNMPAILIECGFITNANEAERCADSNNQTIVAKAIAEAIQNQLN, from the coding sequence TTGAAGATTAAAAGTAAAATAGTGTCATTTTTATTTATTCTTGTAATGACATTAGGTTTTATGCCATCAATTATGGTACATGCATCTGTAAAAGATATAAATATAATATCAGATACAGAGGCTACTGCAAATGATGCAAAAAAATGGGCAAAGACTAAAGGCGCAACTGAAGAATTTTTAAGTTTAGCAGACCTTTATTGGAAGTATTCAGAAGACTGTGGAGATGTTAATCCAGCTATTGCATATGTACAATCAGCAAAAGAAACTGGATTTGGAAGATTTGGTGGGGTATTGGATTCGAGTTTTCGTAATCCATGTGGAATGAAAACTTCACAAGGTGGATCAGATGGAGATAAATATGCTCATAAAAAGTTTAATACTTGGGATGAGGGTGTACAAGCTCACATGGATCATTTAGCACTTTATGCAGGGGCTAAAGGTTATCCTAAAAGTGATACATATGACCCAAGACATTTTATAAGTATAAAGGGTAAATCACCAACTGTTAATTCATTAGGTGGAAAATGGGCCCCAAGTATTACTTATGGAGAAGAAGTAAATAAATATTATATAGAATTATGTAGTTATTCAAATATTGCGGTTGATAAAGATGAACAAAAAGATGATGATGATGATTTAAATGACAATGATGATAATAATTCATCTCATTTTTCACCACCAGGACCAGTTGAAAATAAACCCAATTCTTTAGTAACTGATTCTGTAATTATATTTGATAATTCTTTTGTTGAGCCAACGCTTAATAGAGAAACAAATGTTAGTTCAGAGATAGGGTGGAAAGAAGAAGATGGAAAGTGGTACTATTATTATTCAGATGAAAGCAAAGCTGCCGGATGGATTAATCCTAATGGGAATTGGTACTATTTAAATTCTACTGGAGAGATGTCTGTAGGATGGACAAATTTAGAAAATTCTTGGTATTATTTCGATGATGAGGGTATTATGGTAACCGGTTGGAAATGTATAAATAATAATTGGTATTACCTGAAGACAAGTGGCATAATGGCAACTGGATTTTTACAAAATGCAAATGATTTATATTACTTAGATAAGTCAGGTGCCATGCTTTCAAAAGAAGGTTGGAATTTAATAGATGGAAAATGGTACTATGTTGAAAATGGTGGGAAATTAAAATTAGGTTGGCTTTTAGATAATGGAAATAAGTATTATCTTCAAGGCGATGGAAGTATGGTCACTGGAACAAAGTTAATAGATAATAAAACTTATGTATTTGATCAAAATGGAATCAATAAAACAGGTTGGATAAATATAAATAATTATTGGTATTACTTTAATGAAAATTCAGAAATGAGTACAGGGTGGCTTAATTTAAATGGAACTCATTATTACTTATATGATACTGGGGCTATGGCAACAGGATGGTTAAGTATTGATGAGGATTGGTACCACTTTAGTAATGATGGAAGTAGAAGTTTAGGATGGGTACAAAGTGGTGGATATTACTATTACTTAGACTTACAAAGTGGAAAGCTACTTAAAAATACAAAAGTTGATGGTTATGAAATAGATAGTAATGGAAGACGAAAATCTGATAAAAATGATATAACTCCAGGAAATACTTCTAAAAATGTAATTGTAGTTGATGCAGGTCATAATTTTGGTGGAGATGATGGCGCATATGCTACAAACAATGGAGTTACTTATTCAGAAAGAGATTTAAATATGGAAGTTGCAGTAAAACTTAAATCAGAACTTGAAAATAGAGGTTATACTGTTGCTATGACTAGAAATGAATCAGATAGAGAAACATTATCAGCTATGCAGAGTCTTGATAAAAGAGTTAAATTGGCTAATGATCTTAATGCTACTTTATTTGTAAGTGTACATCATAATTCAGCAGATGCAGTATCTGCAAATGGAGTTGAAGTATTTTATAGTACTAATGCTCAAGATGATAGAATGGGTGGAAAATCACCAGATCAATCAAGAATTGAAAAGAGCAAAGCAATGGCTACAAGTGTAGTAAATAATATCTGTAGTAAAACAGGCGCTATAAATAGAGGTCCTAAAAATGGAAATTTAAATGTTTGTAGAAATACTAATATGCCTGCAATACTTATTGAATGTGGATTTATAACTAATGCTAATGAAGCAGAAAGATGTGCTGATTCAAATAATCAAACAATTGTAGCAAAAGCAATAGCAGAGGCAATTCAAAATCAATTAAATTAA
- a CDS encoding ATP cone domain-containing protein, producing the protein MNIIKKNGRIEEFKISKVRQSILSASEEVTEPLSDAELKLIEKEVNNILSKLNRTETSSYEVFGICLNALNELGFKAVCKSYLQGSISF; encoded by the coding sequence ATGAACATAATTAAAAAGAATGGACGAATTGAAGAATTTAAAATCTCAAAGGTTAGACAATCAATACTTAGTGCATCAGAAGAAGTTACAGAACCATTATCAGATGCTGAACTTAAATTGATAGAAAAAGAAGTTAATAATATTTTAAGTAAATTAAACAGAACAGAAACTTCTTCTTACGAAGTATTTGGTATATGCTTAAACGCATTAAATGAATTAGGCTTTAAAGCAGTATGTAAATCTTATCTTCAAGGCTCAATAAGCTTTTAA
- a CDS encoding Cof-type HAD-IIB family hydrolase, protein MKYKLICIDMDGTLLNGHSSISERNKDALKKAVDKGVQVAISTGRIFASADYFAELIGIKTDLISCNGAYIKNRSTNEVIYNNTLTNEQVLKIHNSIKGHNFRIMYYTHDTAIVDSPFPENHTYNLTNKLVSDEKKVKFFVTSDINKILEIYSNKIIKVICIDDSDDKDTLFKVKDNLLKFSDIETVSSGDNNFEIMQKDVSKGHAAKILSEKLGIKPEEVICIGDNENDLSMIKFAGLGVAMGNGSDVVKKIANYITDTNVNDGVAKVIEKFIL, encoded by the coding sequence ATGAAATATAAATTAATATGTATAGATATGGATGGTACCTTATTAAATGGTCATAGTAGTATTAGTGAAAGAAATAAAGATGCATTAAAAAAAGCTGTTGATAAAGGTGTGCAAGTTGCTATAAGTACTGGAAGAATTTTTGCTTCTGCTGATTATTTTGCTGAACTTATAGGAATAAAAACAGATTTAATTTCATGTAATGGAGCATATATAAAAAATAGATCTACAAATGAAGTAATATATAATAATACATTAACTAATGAACAAGTGTTAAAAATTCATAATTCTATAAAGGGACATAATTTTAGAATAATGTATTATACTCATGACACAGCTATTGTTGATTCTCCATTTCCTGAAAATCACACATATAATTTAACAAATAAATTAGTTAGTGATGAAAAAAAAGTTAAGTTTTTTGTTACATCTGATATAAATAAAATTCTTGAAATATATAGCAATAAAATAATCAAAGTAATTTGCATAGATGATAGTGATGATAAAGATACTTTATTTAAAGTTAAAGATAACTTATTAAAGTTTTCTGATATAGAAACTGTAAGCTCTGGAGATAATAATTTTGAAATTATGCAAAAAGATGTTTCAAAAGGACATGCTGCAAAAATTCTTTCTGAAAAACTTGGCATAAAACCAGAGGAAGTTATATGTATAGGTGATAATGAAAATGACTTATCAATGATTAAATTTGCAGGACTTGGTGTAGCTATGGGGAATGGCTCAGATGTGGTTAAAAAAATTGCTAATTACATTACAGATACAAATGTAAATGATGGTGTTGCAAAAGTAATAGAAAAATTTATACTTTAA
- a CDS encoding pyridoxamine kinase: MNKNKQKRIAVINDLSGFGRCSLTVALPIISAMKIQCCPLPTAILSANTAFPNFFFDDYTNNMKNFTNHWQEINLSFDGICTGFLGSKNQIDIVIDFIKKFKNNNTHVLVDPIMGDNGKIYSTYTDEMCNEMKSLIKYADIITPNLTEACKLIDMPYPNRILDEKELEFIAKSLCENGPKKIVITGLQNHDYVQNYIYEIGKPPKIISVKKIGKDRCGTGDVFSSILAADMVNNLDIIDSVKKASDFISKCLEYTSELDISVHEGICFEEYLCELK, translated from the coding sequence ATGAATAAAAACAAACAAAAAAGAATTGCTGTTATAAATGATTTATCTGGATTTGGGCGTTGTTCTTTAACTGTTGCACTTCCAATAATATCTGCTATGAAAATACAATGTTGCCCTTTGCCTACCGCAATTTTATCTGCAAATACAGCATTCCCAAATTTCTTTTTTGATGATTATACAAATAATATGAAAAATTTCACAAATCATTGGCAGGAGATCAACTTAAGTTTTGATGGAATATGTACAGGTTTTTTAGGTTCTAAAAATCAAATTGATATTGTTATAGATTTTATAAAAAAATTTAAAAATAATAATACACACGTTTTAGTTGATCCTATAATGGGCGACAACGGAAAAATATATTCAACTTACACAGATGAAATGTGTAATGAAATGAAATCGCTAATAAAATATGCTGATATAATAACTCCTAATCTAACTGAAGCTTGCAAGTTAATAGATATGCCCTATCCAAATAGAATTCTAGATGAAAAAGAACTAGAATTTATAGCTAAAAGTCTCTGTGAAAATGGACCAAAAAAAATTGTAATAACAGGATTACAAAACCATGATTATGTACAGAATTACATTTATGAAATTGGAAAACCTCCAAAGATAATAAGTGTAAAAAAAATTGGAAAAGATCGTTGTGGTACAGGGGATGTGTTTAGTTCAATATTAGCTGCTGATATGGTAAATAATTTAGATATTATAGATAGTGTAAAAAAGGCTAGTGATTTTATAAGTAAATGCCTAGAATACACATCAGAATTAGACATTTCAGTACACGAAGGTATATGCTTTGAAGAATATTTATGTGAACTAAAATAA
- the trxA gene encoding thioredoxin: protein MSKILKVNEFDDAIKEGIVIVDFFADWCGPCKMLAPIFEELEEEMKDKVKFFKVNVDESGELASKFSVFSIPTMIIFKDGKDVSTEVGFLPKEKIKMNLEKYI, encoded by the coding sequence ATGTCAAAAATATTAAAAGTTAATGAATTCGATGATGCAATAAAAGAAGGAATTGTAATAGTGGACTTTTTCGCTGATTGGTGTGGACCTTGTAAGATGTTAGCACCTATATTTGAAGAATTAGAAGAAGAAATGAAAGATAAGGTTAAATTCTTTAAGGTTAATGTAGATGAAAGCGGAGAATTAGCTAGCAAGTTTAGCGTATTTAGTATACCAACTATGATAATATTTAAAGACGGTAAAGATGTTAGTACTGAAGTGGGATTTTTACCAAAAGAAAAAATAAAAATGAATTTAGAAAAATACATATAA
- a CDS encoding NAD(P)/FAD-dependent oxidoreductase: MGERYDIAIIGSGPAGLSAALNARIRKKNFIIFGSKDISNKLVKAHTINNYLGFYGKSGLEIRDEFLNHLQSMDINITEEKVNSIYAMGDYFSLMVNEKMYEATSIILATGVNFGKPFNGEEEFLGKGVGYCATCDAPLYKDKVVTIIAYNKKDEEEANFIASIASKVYYVPMYNEEVEVNSDIEIIKDKPVEIKGDMKVNSLILSNKELKTDGIFILRDSISPGQLVPGLELDQNHVKVDRLMKTNIKGCFAAGDIVGVPYQYIKSAGEGNIAALSAVSYVDEKNKR; this comes from the coding sequence ATGGGTGAGAGATATGACATAGCTATTATTGGAAGTGGTCCTGCGGGCTTATCAGCAGCATTAAATGCAAGAATAAGAAAGAAGAATTTTATAATCTTTGGAAGTAAAGATATTAGTAATAAACTAGTAAAGGCTCATACAATAAATAATTATTTAGGGTTTTATGGGAAAAGTGGCTTAGAAATAAGAGATGAGTTTCTTAATCATTTACAATCTATGGACATAAATATTACCGAAGAAAAGGTAAATAGTATTTATGCTATGGGCGATTATTTTTCATTAATGGTAAATGAAAAGATGTATGAAGCAACTTCTATAATTTTAGCTACTGGAGTGAACTTTGGAAAGCCATTTAATGGGGAAGAAGAGTTTTTAGGAAAAGGTGTTGGATATTGTGCAACTTGTGATGCACCTTTATATAAAGATAAAGTAGTGACTATTATAGCTTATAATAAAAAAGATGAAGAAGAAGCTAATTTTATAGCATCAATAGCATCTAAGGTATATTACGTACCTATGTATAATGAGGAAGTAGAAGTAAACTCAGATATTGAAATTATAAAAGATAAGCCTGTTGAGATAAAAGGAGATATGAAAGTTAATTCTCTAATTTTATCTAATAAAGAATTAAAAACAGATGGTATTTTTATACTAAGAGATAGTATATCACCTGGTCAATTGGTTCCAGGATTAGAACTAGATCAAAATCATGTTAAAGTTGATAGATTGATGAAGACAAATATAAAAGGATGCTTTGCAGCTGGAGATATAGTAGGAGTGCCTTATCAATATATTAAATCAGCAGGAGAAGGAAATATTGCAGCATTATCTGCAGTTTCTTATGTAGATGAAAAAAATAAAAGATAA
- a CDS encoding histidinol-phosphatase HisJ family protein, protein MIYYDYHMHCNYSADSQAPMEDMIEKSIELGLKEICFTDHVDYDVLGNPNVKVDYDKYFEDIDFYNNKYKDKISIKKGIEMGLQTQVLERCSKEIKETNFDFVIGSIHTIDRNELFTGDFHKGKTQHEAYEGYYKSLLEIVNSYDDYSVLGHVDLIKRYGNYDTILKDEIFSDYLEAILKKVIYSGKGIEINTSSFRYNLPDLTPSKNILKMYKDLGGEILTIGSDSHNPTQIATKFDYIHDALGSMGYKYICKFNNMKPEFIKL, encoded by the coding sequence ATGATTTATTATGACTACCATATGCATTGCAATTATTCAGCTGACTCACAGGCTCCTATGGAGGATATGATAGAAAAATCTATTGAGTTAGGACTTAAAGAAATTTGTTTTACTGATCATGTTGATTATGATGTATTAGGAAATCCAAACGTTAAAGTTGATTATGATAAATACTTTGAAGATATAGATTTTTATAACAACAAATATAAAGATAAAATATCTATAAAAAAAGGTATTGAAATGGGACTTCAAACTCAAGTTTTAGAGCGTTGTTCTAAAGAAATAAAAGAAACTAACTTTGATTTTGTCATCGGATCTATACATACTATAGATCGAAATGAACTATTTACAGGTGATTTTCATAAAGGAAAGACGCAACATGAGGCTTATGAAGGATATTATAAAAGCTTACTAGAAATAGTAAATTCATATGATGATTATTCTGTTTTAGGACATGTTGATTTGATAAAAAGATATGGAAATTACGATACAATTTTAAAAGATGAAATTTTTTCTGACTACTTGGAAGCTATACTAAAAAAAGTTATTTATTCAGGTAAAGGAATAGAAATTAATACCTCATCATTTAGATATAATCTTCCTGATTTAACACCATCTAAAAATATTCTTAAAATGTATAAAGATTTAGGTGGAGAAATACTTACTATAGGTTCAGATTCTCATAATCCAACTCAAATAGCTACTAAATTTGATTATATTCATGATGCTTTAGGTTCTATGGGATACAAATATATTTGTAAATTCAATAACATGAAACCTGAATTCATAAAACTATAA
- a CDS encoding methyl-accepting chemotaxis protein, producing MRFKKISTRMLTILLFVTILSMVLLSGISYKSSKNIIDKQVEENMQAELSSTVNAINLKMQEISSMSSQLALNVGSTYKTTYLSQYEEMIGKVIFKSDLVLGAGIWFEPYVYDASKEYVGPYIHKNDDKALVTYDYSNAEYNYFNYDWYKNAKNNNKETVFSDLYYDETLNTIMSTCATPIYDSNDNFIGVISVDMEIPSIQDLINNFKIGENGKALLINNDGKYITNIDDKKIMETKINEDENKSLSEFGNVLLNNTNGKSEFSIDDTKYESYYTTVEPFGWKLFIQIPMSELNKPINELMSKLIVVGILAIILTTLAIIWQVRYLTKTIKKVNDLASNLSNGDFSINELEVISEDELGQMSNSLNKMLSENKNMIQEISDDANKVNSITENLNKSTESLVENYKVIKDSVKNISESMLNSSATTEEVNASVEEVNSSISLLSQETIKSHDMAKDIKVRAYNIEKMSNDSYNKATSLSGVHETNLKQSIENAKIVENIGAMAKAISDIAEQVNLLSLNASIEAARAGEQGKGFAVVASEIGNLATQTSDTVKEIIETISKVQEAFNKLTNDSMQMLLFIKDTVTPDYKEFVGIANQYDKDANAIEDISIKISEMTNNIEYITHEVGDAIQNIAEASQDTASNSGEIVSSIELVSQLVDEISTIVENETEVSDNLNSMVKKFTL from the coding sequence ATGAGATTTAAAAAAATAAGTACAAGAATGCTTACAATTCTTCTGTTCGTAACTATTTTATCAATGGTTTTGCTATCGGGTATAAGTTATAAAAGTAGCAAGAATATTATAGACAAACAAGTGGAAGAAAACATGCAAGCAGAATTAAGTTCTACAGTAAATGCAATAAATCTTAAAATGCAAGAAATTTCATCAATGTCTAGTCAACTTGCATTGAATGTTGGATCAACTTATAAAACTACATATTTATCACAATATGAAGAAATGATAGGAAAAGTAATATTTAAAAGTGATTTGGTGCTTGGTGCTGGAATTTGGTTTGAACCATATGTTTATGATGCGAGTAAAGAATATGTCGGACCTTATATTCATAAGAATGATGATAAGGCATTAGTGACATATGATTATAGCAATGCTGAATATAATTATTTTAATTATGATTGGTATAAGAATGCTAAGAATAACAATAAAGAAACTGTATTTAGTGATTTGTACTATGATGAAACATTAAATACTATAATGAGCACTTGCGCTACACCTATATATGATTCAAATGATAATTTCATTGGTGTAATTAGTGTTGATATGGAAATTCCATCAATTCAGGATTTGATAAATAATTTCAAAATTGGTGAAAATGGTAAGGCATTATTGATTAACAATGATGGTAAATACATAACTAACATTGATGATAAAAAAATAATGGAAACTAAAATTAATGAAGATGAGAATAAATCACTTTCAGAATTCGGAAATGTTTTGTTAAATAATACTAATGGTAAAAGTGAGTTTTCTATTGATGATACAAAGTATGAATCTTATTATACTACAGTAGAGCCATTTGGATGGAAGCTGTTTATACAAATACCGATGTCAGAATTGAATAAACCTATAAATGAATTAATGTCTAAACTTATAGTGGTAGGGATTTTAGCCATAATATTAACTACATTAGCAATAATATGGCAAGTTCGATATCTAACTAAAACTATAAAAAAAGTTAATGATTTAGCATCAAATTTATCAAATGGAGATTTTTCTATAAATGAGCTTGAAGTAATATCTGAGGATGAATTAGGACAAATGAGTAATTCATTAAACAAAATGTTATCAGAAAATAAGAACATGATACAAGAAATATCTGATGATGCAAACAAAGTAAATAGCATAACGGAGAATTTAAATAAATCAACTGAATCTCTAGTAGAAAATTATAAAGTAATTAAAGATTCAGTTAAGAACATAAGTGAATCTATGCTTAATTCTAGTGCTACCACTGAAGAGGTTAATGCTTCTGTAGAAGAAGTTAACTCTTCAATAAGTTTATTGTCACAGGAAACAATTAAAAGTCATGACATGGCAAAAGACATAAAGGTAAGGGCATACAATATAGAAAAAATGAGCAATGATTCTTATAATAAAGCAACTAGTTTATCAGGAGTTCATGAAACAAATCTAAAGCAAAGTATTGAGAATGCTAAAATAGTTGAAAATATAGGGGCTATGGCTAAAGCTATTTCTGATATAGCAGAACAAGTTAATTTATTATCACTTAATGCTTCAATAGAAGCTGCACGTGCTGGTGAACAAGGAAAAGGATTTGCAGTTGTTGCTTCTGAAATAGGTAATCTTGCAACACAAACATCAGATACGGTAAAAGAAATTATTGAGACTATAAGTAAAGTGCAAGAAGCATTTAATAAATTAACTAATGATTCTATGCAGATGTTATTATTTATTAAAGACACTGTAACTCCAGATTATAAAGAATTTGTTGGAATAGCTAATCAATATGATAAGGATGCAAATGCTATTGAAGATATATCTATAAAAATATCTGAGATGACAAATAACATTGAATACATTACACATGAAGTTGGAGATGCAATACAAAATATTGCAGAAGCTTCTCAAGATACTGCATCTAATAGTGGAGAGATTGTATCTAGTATAGAACTAGTTTCACAATTAGTTGATGAAATATCTACTATTGTGGAAAATGAAACTGAGGTTTCAGATAATCTTAATTCTATGGTTAAAAAATTTACTTTATAA